One Schistocerca nitens isolate TAMUIC-IGC-003100 chromosome 1, iqSchNite1.1, whole genome shotgun sequence DNA segment encodes these proteins:
- the LOC126259429 gene encoding kelch domain-containing protein 10, which translates to MMKQKRDLYCFKPFQIVKCSARYEYPVPKPRSGHRIVCDESNIYVFGGYNPENLRGPPGTNALFKEIWVYNFATRTWVVVYPPNMPNELASSAVILRGSTMIIFGGTGYPFGAVSGSEVHVCNVRDNFNITAITAEGSIPPKLYGQALVLDGRRLYTVGGTTGHEFTTDIHCLDLKTKVWEEVYVYSANARSPEGRYRHELAFDGTRIYVLGGGTVDTTFGFKDIDAFNIVTKKWEIVSTKCDNRVRPPGYPPPRQFHGCVQLPEEGLQEPAVFICGGYGNSHSFRDIWKLSLKTLQWTYVRECSFPQTLYFHSSAITPYGCMYTFGGVTRDNKRINDLYATWVCIPKLEEMCWEAILHYNPDLYLTAKDKLLSYGFPRKFVGRL; encoded by the exons ATGATGAAACAAAAACGTGATTTGTATTGTTTTAAGCCTTTCCAAATTGTTAAGTGTAGTGCTAGATATGAATACCCAGTGCCAAAGCCGAGAAGTGGACATCGCATTGTGTGTGATGAaagtaatatttatgtttttggagGGTATAATCCAGAAAATTTGAGAGGACCTCCAGGAACGAAcgctttatttaaagaaatatgggTTTACAATTTCGCTACCCGCACATGGGTAGTTGTTTACCCACCAAATATGCCAAACGAATTGGCGTCGAGTGCTGTTATTTTGAGAGGAAGTACAATGATAATATTTGGAGGAACAGGTTACCCGTTTGGAGCAGTTTCTGGGAGTGAAGTTCACGTCTGTAATGTGAGAGATAATTTTAATATAACTGCTATAACAGCTGAAGGCAGTATACCACCCAAACTGTACGGCCAGGCCCTGGTATTGGATGGTCGTCGGTTGTATACGGTAGGAGGTACGACGGGACATGAGTTTACCACGGATATTCATTGCCTAGACCTAAAAACGAAAGTGTGGGAAGAAGTTTACGTATATTCCGCCAATGCACGATCACCGGAAGGGAGATACAGGCATGAACTGGCGTTTGATGGAACAAGGATATATGTGCTAGGAGGTGGCACGGTCGATACCACTTTTGGATTCAAG GACATTGATGCTTTTAACATCGTGACGAAGAAATGGGAAATTGTTTCAACAAAGTGTGACAACAGAGTTCGTCCTCCTGGTTATCCTCCTCCAAGGCAGTTCCATGGATGTGTGCAGTTGCCAGAAGAAGGACTGCAAGAGCCTGCAGTTTTCATATGTGGAGGATATGGGAATAGTCATAGTTTTCGTGACATTTGGAAACTTAGTCTGAAAACATTGCAGTGGACTTATGTAAGAGAATGTAGTTTTCCACAGACCTTGTATTTTCATTCATCTGCGATCACACCATATGGATGTATGTATACATTTGGTGGTGTTACAAGGGACAATAAAAGAATAAATGACTTGTATGCTACTTGGGTATGCATACCTAAACTAGAAGAAATGTGCTGGGAGGCTATACTTCACTACAATCCAGACCTGTACCTGACAGCGAAAGACAAACTTTTATCTTATGGCTTCCCTAGAAAGTTCGTTGGAAGGTTGTGA